The following coding sequences are from one Desulfuribacillus alkaliarsenatis window:
- a CDS encoding phosphatidylglycerophosphatase A family protein, which yields MNKQQEAIVNLLQERGVTVADIADIVYKLQSPYVADISKEVCEESILRVLNKREVQFTLYTGIALDQLAEKNLLPEPLQGIIETDEPLYGVDEVLAAGITNVYGSIGLTSFGYLDKEKLGIIRKLDNHADQIHTFLDDLVAGIAAAASARIAHQSIGSYLDHNIETKKSK from the coding sequence ATGAATAAACAGCAGGAAGCTATCGTTAACTTATTGCAGGAAAGAGGCGTCACTGTAGCTGATATTGCTGATATTGTATATAAGCTACAATCTCCTTATGTGGCAGATATTTCTAAAGAAGTATGTGAAGAAAGCATATTACGCGTACTTAATAAGAGGGAAGTACAATTTACTTTATATACGGGGATTGCTTTAGATCAGCTTGCAGAAAAGAACCTACTACCAGAGCCGTTACAGGGTATTATTGAAACGGATGAGCCTTTATATGGTGTAGATGAAGTCTTAGCTGCTGGCATTACTAATGTATATGGATCGATTGGTCTGACGAGCTTTGGTTATTTAGATAAGGAGAAATTAGGGATTATAAGAAAGCTTGACAATCATGCAGACCAAATCCACACTTTCTTAGATGACTTAGTTGCTGGCATTGCTGCTGCCGCTTCAGCGAGGATAGCTCATCAATCAATAGGCAGTTATTTAGACCATAATATAGAAACAAAAAAATCAAAATGA
- the rodA gene encoding rod shape-determining protein RodA, producing the protein MVYKLLTEKNWRNFDFVIILIIFLFAVLSVSIIQSATSSGTDEGFSFFAQRQLLWVLIATVVMVAVTLIDHRKFEQYALPLYIVGILLLLYVEIEGHTSGGAKRWIDLGFFRVQPSEFVKIFVILMLAKELAKYEGKIDRIRDLLVSFIIVGVPFLLLLMEPDLGTALVLVGIMICMFLIAGVNWRIFLILFLIVTILIVSLVFLYYLNEDVFFKIIKEYQLDRLTSFANPEADPLGSRFQVTQSLIAVGSGQLTGKGLNSGTQTQGGWVPEHHTDFIFAVIGEELGFLGVSFLICLFFLLIYRILLISGNTTDLFGSYVAAGVIGLIVFQVYQNIGMSVGLMPITGLALPFISYGGSSLLATYLSMGIVLSIAISKKPSLFS; encoded by the coding sequence ATGGTATATAAACTACTAACTGAGAAGAATTGGAGAAATTTTGACTTTGTAATTATTTTGATTATTTTTTTGTTTGCTGTTCTTAGTGTATCAATTATCCAAAGTGCTACTAGTAGCGGAACGGATGAAGGGTTTTCTTTTTTTGCACAAAGGCAGCTATTATGGGTGCTAATTGCCACTGTTGTTATGGTAGCAGTAACCCTGATTGATCATCGAAAATTTGAGCAATATGCTTTGCCATTATATATAGTTGGTATCTTGCTGTTATTATATGTTGAAATTGAGGGACATACCTCGGGAGGGGCTAAGCGCTGGATAGATTTGGGCTTCTTTCGTGTGCAACCTTCTGAATTTGTAAAGATTTTTGTTATACTTATGCTCGCTAAAGAACTAGCTAAATACGAAGGTAAAATTGATCGTATTAGGGATTTGTTGGTTTCCTTTATTATTGTTGGCGTGCCTTTTCTGCTGTTATTGATGGAGCCAGATTTGGGCACAGCATTGGTGCTAGTTGGTATTATGATTTGCATGTTTTTAATTGCAGGGGTTAATTGGCGGATTTTTTTAATTTTATTTTTAATTGTGACAATCCTGATTGTTAGTCTCGTATTCTTATACTATTTAAACGAAGATGTATTTTTTAAGATTATTAAGGAGTATCAGTTAGATAGATTAACATCTTTTGCTAATCCAGAGGCAGACCCGCTAGGTAGCCGTTTTCAGGTTACACAGTCGCTAATAGCAGTAGGCTCAGGACAGCTAACTGGAAAAGGCTTGAATAGTGGCACACAAACTCAGGGTGGTTGGGTGCCTGAGCATCATACTGACTTTATTTTTGCAGTAATTGGTGAAGAGTTAGGGTTTCTAGGTGTTAGTTTCTTGATATGTCTATTCTTCCTGCTGATTTACCGCATTCTATTAATTTCTGGAAATACAACTGATTTATTCGGTAGTTATGTGGCAGCTGGAGTCATTGGACTAATTGTATTTCAGGTATATCAGAATATTGGGATGTCAGTTGGACTGATGCCAATTACTGGACTAGCTCTACCTTTTATTAGCTATGGTGGGAGCTCTTTATTGGCTACGTACCTCAGTATGGGTATCGTACTGAGCATTGCAATTAGCAAAAAACCGTCTTTATTCTCATAG
- the pfkA gene encoding 6-phosphofructokinase gives MNRIAVLTSGGDAPGMNAAIRAVVRKSIYHQIDIYGIYRGYQGLIEDDIKELKVHSVADIIQRGGTVLSTARSEEFRSKEGQQKAIKNLSNRGIEGLIVIGGDGSFRGSMELAKQGIKVIGIPGTIDNDIPGTDQTIGFDTAVNTVISLIDKIRDTASSHDRTFVVEVMGRHAGDIAVRAGLAGGAESIVIPEAAYNFEDISARLKKGYSRGKKHSIIIVAEGVGSGEMVAEKIKKHTGLDTRVTVLGHVQRGGTPTAYDRWLASLMGAKAVDLLLESQSGLMVGIVNQQIVGIPFTQAFTERPKLDLDAYELSKILSI, from the coding sequence TTGAATAGGATTGCAGTGTTGACCAGTGGTGGGGATGCTCCAGGCATGAACGCAGCCATCAGAGCAGTTGTGCGAAAGAGTATCTATCATCAGATTGATATATATGGAATATATCGAGGATATCAGGGTTTGATTGAAGATGATATTAAAGAGTTAAAGGTGCATTCAGTAGCAGATATTATTCAACGTGGCGGTACGGTGCTTTCAACAGCACGTAGCGAAGAATTTAGAAGTAAAGAAGGACAACAGAAGGCAATCAAAAACCTATCAAATCGTGGCATAGAGGGTTTAATAGTCATTGGTGGTGATGGTTCGTTTCGAGGTTCAATGGAGCTTGCTAAACAAGGGATTAAAGTTATAGGGATTCCAGGAACAATCGACAATGATATTCCAGGCACTGACCAAACAATTGGTTTTGATACCGCTGTGAATACGGTTATTTCATTAATAGATAAAATAAGAGATACTGCTAGCTCCCATGACCGCACCTTTGTAGTTGAGGTTATGGGCAGGCATGCTGGAGATATTGCAGTGCGGGCTGGATTAGCTGGTGGTGCGGAATCGATTGTGATACCTGAGGCTGCCTATAACTTTGAAGATATTAGTGCAAGATTAAAAAAAGGCTATAGTAGAGGGAAAAAGCACAGTATTATTATAGTAGCTGAAGGTGTCGGCTCAGGTGAAATGGTTGCTGAAAAAATCAAAAAACATACAGGTTTAGATACGAGGGTAACGGTACTAGGCCATGTGCAACGAGGTGGTACTCCTACGGCTTACGACCGCTGGCTAGCTAGCCTGATGGGTGCTAAAGCTGTTGATTTATTACTTGAGTCGCAATCTGGGTTAATGGTTGGAATAGTTAATCAACAAATTGTTGGCATTCCTTTTACGCAAGCCTTTACTGAAAGGCCAAAGCTTGATTTAGATGCCTACGAGTTGTCAAAAATATTATCAATATAA
- the accD gene encoding acetyl-CoA carboxylase, carboxyltransferase subunit beta, with protein sequence MLKDLFTKKKKYASVSAKAVQKDVPQGIIVKCSDCSAIIYAKELDKNYRTCIKCNFHFPITAKERISYTLDNDNFFEYDTDLSSCNPLEFPDYNEKLASDKEKTGLNEAVITGEGTIEGIPLVVAVMDSRFRMASMGSVVGEKIARAIEKAMIKKYPFILFSASGGARMQEGIFSLMQMAKTSAALKEYDKAGGLFVSVMTNPTTGGVTASFASLGDINVAEPGALIGFAGRRIIEQTIRQKLPDDFQTAEFLVKHGHLDKVVHRKDMREFLSTVLKLHAFGGERIEK encoded by the coding sequence GTGCTTAAGGATTTATTTACGAAGAAAAAGAAGTACGCTTCTGTTTCGGCAAAGGCAGTACAGAAGGATGTACCACAAGGTATCATAGTAAAATGCTCTGATTGTAGCGCTATTATTTACGCAAAGGAGCTAGATAAGAATTACCGTACTTGTATAAAATGTAACTTCCATTTTCCAATTACAGCTAAGGAAAGAATCAGCTATACATTAGATAATGACAATTTTTTCGAGTATGATACTGATTTGAGTTCGTGTAATCCTTTAGAATTTCCAGATTACAATGAAAAGCTAGCTTCAGATAAGGAAAAGACTGGATTAAATGAAGCTGTAATTACAGGTGAAGGAACAATCGAGGGAATTCCATTAGTGGTTGCAGTGATGGATTCAAGATTTCGCATGGCAAGTATGGGCTCTGTAGTCGGCGAAAAGATTGCAAGGGCAATTGAAAAAGCGATGATTAAGAAGTATCCGTTTATTCTATTTTCTGCTTCAGGTGGTGCAAGAATGCAGGAAGGGATATTTAGTCTTATGCAAATGGCTAAGACATCGGCAGCACTTAAAGAGTATGATAAAGCTGGCGGTTTATTTGTGTCTGTTATGACGAATCCGACAACAGGTGGGGTGACGGCAAGCTTTGCCTCATTAGGTGACATCAACGTAGCAGAGCCTGGCGCACTAATCGGTTTTGCAGGTAGAAGAATCATTGAGCAAACAATTCGTCAGAAGCTACCTGACGATTTCCAAACGGCGGAATTTTTAGTAAAACACGGTCACTTAGACAAAGTAGTTCACCGCAAGGATATGCGTGAATTCTTAAGTACGGTGTTGAAGTTGCATGCCTTTGGAGGTGAACGAATTGAAAAATGA
- a CDS encoding NAD(P)-dependent malic enzyme yields the protein MHRDNRGKLSVQAKVQIRNANDLSLAYSPGVAEPCKEIHANVDKVYEYTAKGNLVAVVSDGTAVLGLGNIGPEAAMPVMEGKAVLFKDFAGVDAFPICIRHDDDPEKLIDAIQYLEPTFGGINLEDIAAPNCFIIEEKLQEKMNIPIFHDDQHGTAIVTLAGLFNALKLVDKSIDEIKVVANGAGAAGIAIIKLLMHLGVKDVIMCDTKGAIYEGREVGMNPIKEDIASMTNKHKVKGNLAECLVDADVFIGVSVAGAVTQEMVKSMKRDPIIFAMANPIPEIMPEEAKAAGARVVGTGRSDFPNQVNNVLAFPGIFRGALDVRATCINIEMKVAAAEAIANLLKQDELHDDYVIPSPFDSRVAPAVAKAVAVAAMETGVARIKVDPDEIERKTMLLSAIGK from the coding sequence ATGCATAGAGACAATAGAGGTAAACTATCAGTACAAGCAAAGGTACAAATAAGAAATGCTAATGACTTATCCTTAGCTTACTCTCCAGGTGTAGCAGAGCCATGTAAGGAGATACATGCTAACGTAGATAAAGTATACGAATATACAGCAAAGGGAAATCTAGTAGCAGTCGTCTCTGACGGCACTGCTGTATTAGGGTTAGGTAATATCGGTCCAGAGGCGGCTATGCCTGTAATGGAAGGTAAGGCTGTGCTTTTTAAGGATTTTGCTGGAGTAGATGCATTTCCTATCTGTATTCGTCATGATGACGATCCAGAAAAGCTAATTGATGCTATACAGTATCTTGAGCCTACCTTTGGCGGCATTAATTTAGAGGATATTGCAGCACCTAACTGTTTTATTATTGAAGAGAAATTACAGGAAAAGATGAACATACCAATATTCCATGACGACCAGCATGGAACAGCAATAGTCACCCTAGCAGGGCTATTCAATGCACTTAAGCTAGTGGACAAAAGTATTGATGAAATTAAGGTAGTAGCAAATGGAGCAGGAGCCGCAGGCATAGCTATCATTAAACTGCTTATGCACCTAGGCGTTAAAGACGTTATTATGTGTGACACAAAAGGTGCTATCTATGAAGGTCGAGAAGTTGGCATGAATCCTATCAAGGAAGATATAGCGAGCATGACTAACAAGCATAAGGTGAAGGGTAATTTAGCAGAATGCCTTGTTGATGCTGATGTTTTCATCGGGGTAAGTGTTGCGGGAGCTGTAACACAAGAGATGGTTAAATCGATGAAGCGTGATCCAATTATCTTTGCCATGGCAAATCCTATACCAGAAATCATGCCGGAGGAAGCCAAAGCTGCAGGTGCGAGGGTTGTTGGAACGGGTAGATCAGATTTCCCAAATCAGGTCAATAATGTGCTTGCGTTTCCAGGGATTTTCCGTGGAGCACTTGACGTACGGGCAACTTGTATTAATATAGAGATGAAGGTTGCAGCAGCTGAAGCTATAGCCAACCTATTAAAGCAGGATGAGTTGCACGATGATTACGTTATTCCGAGTCCATTTGATTCTAGAGTTGCGCCAGCAGTTGCTAAGGCTGTAGCTGTTGCAGCGATGGAGACAGGTGTCGCTAGAATAAAAGTTGACCCTGATGAAATTGAGCGTAAGACCATGCTTCTTTCTGCAATAGGAAAGTAG
- a CDS encoding FadR/GntR family transcriptional regulator, translating into MLEPVKKKRLYEEIMQQIRSLIIDGKFQPGDKLPSERDLATKLGVARSSVREALRALELLGYLESRQGEGTFIKNHSNADIVESMAFFILKEKDTLDDLFEVREILECEMACLAAERATGDDIEKLEEILAKATEFVTAGKIPLAEDSDFHNALAEASRNDILMRVMHTIADFIRKGREGSLTIPGRPHKSIKDHYEILQAVKEQDGNKAREAMRKHLKTVKKELFGEA; encoded by the coding sequence ATGCTAGAGCCAGTGAAGAAAAAACGGTTGTATGAAGAAATAATGCAACAAATACGTTCGCTTATTATAGATGGTAAGTTTCAACCAGGTGATAAGCTGCCGTCAGAACGAGACCTTGCTACAAAGCTTGGCGTGGCGAGATCGTCCGTGAGGGAAGCGCTGCGTGCCCTTGAGCTATTAGGATATTTAGAGAGTCGTCAGGGAGAAGGTACATTCATTAAGAATCACTCTAATGCCGACATTGTAGAGTCAATGGCTTTCTTTATCCTAAAAGAGAAGGACACGCTTGATGACTTGTTTGAAGTGCGAGAGATTCTAGAATGTGAGATGGCGTGCTTAGCCGCTGAACGTGCAACTGGTGATGACATAGAGAAATTAGAAGAAATCTTAGCAAAGGCTACAGAATTTGTAACGGCAGGAAAGATTCCGTTAGCTGAAGACAGTGATTTCCATAATGCGCTTGCGGAGGCTTCTCGAAATGATATTCTCATGCGAGTTATGCATACAATCGCTGATTTCATAAGAAAGGGCAGAGAAGGAAGTCTAACAATTCCTGGTCGGCCACATAAATCTATTAAAGACCACTACGAAATTTTACAAGCTGTAAAAGAGCAAGATGGTAATAAAGCTAGAGAAGCCATGAGGAAACATCTGAAAACAGTGAAAAAGGAACTGTTTGGAGAAGCATGA
- a CDS encoding DNA polymerase III subunit alpha: MEFVHLHTHTQYSLLDGAGRIEDLVKKSKECGMPAIALTDHGVMYGAIPFYRACIDAGIKPIIGCEVYVAPGSRHDKQKHKGDNSYHLVLLAKNQTGYENLLYLVSKASIEGFYYRPRIDKELLAKHADGLIALSACLAGEIPRLLMYNEQQKAREVAQEFLQMFGQDNFYLELQDHGIPEQKTVNQALVNLGRELGIGVVATNDIHYVSKEDAIYHDKLLCIQTGKTLLDESRMKFPTNEFYLKTYNEMHRLFSYAPEALTNTMKIMDMCDFKIDFSQRHLPHFEVPEGESHQSYLKKICYLGLKERYRDDSEQSIYIERLDYELQVINNMGFDSYFLIVWDFMKFAHENKILTGPGRGSAAGSIVAYVLRITNIDPIKYNLLFERFLNPNRISMPDIDIDFDYERRGEVIDYVVNKYGEDKVAQIITFGTMAAKAAVRDAGRVMNLPYGDVDKIAKMIPNTLGITIEKALEVNPGLKEVYQQDENIKQLLDAAMAIEGLPRHASTHAAGVVIAKEELTKYVPLQKGNDDNSVVTQYPMDILESIGLLKMDFLGLRTLTIINDTLKNIYHRQGITIDLDTFTYDDTSTYELLSRGDTSGVFQLESIGMRNVLKELKPTNFEDIVAVLALYRPGPMENIPVYIKSKHGSIPVTYPHPMLEPILKDTYGIIVYQEQIMRIASEMAGFSLGQADLLRRAVSKKKREVLDEQRELFVTGCINTGFDKAVANQVYDTIVAFANYGFNRSHAAAYAVIAYQTAYLKANYPLEFMAAVLTGAMNSSDKVAQYIDDAKKSGITILPPDINESYANFTVSDAAIRFGLAAVKGVGQAVLLEIIKERKQKPFTSLFDFCERMSSHVCKKNVMENLIKCGAFASFGSRAMHLAGLELALDYGARRRKELADDQISLFGMLEEAGHVEEIPKLPEVPEFQNDELLEMERELLGLYISGHPLEKFRPLMTRYKVTRISELPEAKDDSTHNIMGMIQSKQQIMTKRGQLMAFLVIEDLTSTVEVVVFPELYKDTLHMLEKDTPILLKGKVQHQDEVTKMLAVKIADVMKLESEPNRLFIKFEYNNRTDDFDKLLNVLRKNPGSIPVILFDEKTKEYRALQAEYNISNSDNLMEQLIELISKESIVFK; encoded by the coding sequence ATGGAGTTTGTTCATTTACACACACATACACAATATAGTCTGTTAGACGGAGCTGGAAGGATTGAAGATTTAGTAAAGAAGTCTAAAGAGTGCGGTATGCCTGCGATTGCATTAACTGATCATGGAGTTATGTACGGGGCGATTCCTTTTTATCGAGCATGTATAGATGCTGGAATTAAGCCAATTATTGGTTGTGAGGTATATGTTGCACCAGGTAGTAGACATGATAAACAGAAGCATAAAGGTGACAATTCATATCACTTAGTCTTATTAGCTAAAAACCAAACGGGTTATGAAAATTTATTATATTTAGTAAGTAAAGCTAGTATTGAAGGCTTTTATTATCGACCGAGGATTGATAAAGAACTATTAGCTAAGCATGCTGATGGTTTGATTGCCCTTAGTGCTTGCTTAGCTGGAGAGATTCCAAGGCTGCTAATGTATAATGAACAACAAAAGGCGCGGGAAGTCGCCCAAGAATTTCTGCAAATGTTTGGTCAGGATAATTTCTACTTAGAGCTTCAGGACCACGGAATCCCAGAGCAAAAAACGGTAAATCAAGCGCTAGTGAATTTAGGTAGAGAACTCGGTATTGGAGTTGTTGCTACTAATGATATTCACTATGTAAGTAAAGAGGATGCAATATACCATGATAAGCTTTTGTGTATCCAGACTGGCAAGACCCTACTTGATGAGTCGAGAATGAAATTTCCAACTAATGAGTTTTACTTAAAAACCTATAACGAGATGCATAGGTTATTTTCCTATGCTCCAGAAGCGCTCACTAACACTATGAAAATCATGGACATGTGCGATTTTAAGATAGATTTTAGCCAACGTCATTTGCCGCATTTTGAAGTGCCAGAAGGCGAAAGCCATCAAAGCTATCTCAAAAAAATATGTTATCTTGGGTTAAAGGAGCGTTATAGAGACGATAGTGAACAGTCGATTTATATAGAACGGTTAGACTATGAATTACAGGTTATTAATAATATGGGATTTGATAGCTATTTTTTAATTGTTTGGGATTTTATGAAATTTGCCCATGAAAATAAAATACTCACAGGTCCTGGTAGGGGTTCAGCTGCTGGAAGTATAGTAGCCTACGTTTTACGTATAACAAATATTGATCCTATTAAATATAATCTACTCTTTGAAAGATTTCTTAATCCGAATCGAATCTCTATGCCTGATATTGATATAGATTTTGACTATGAAAGAAGGGGAGAGGTTATCGATTATGTCGTCAATAAATATGGCGAGGATAAGGTAGCCCAAATTATTACCTTTGGTACGATGGCGGCTAAGGCTGCTGTTCGTGATGCTGGCAGAGTTATGAACCTGCCATATGGTGACGTAGATAAGATTGCTAAGATGATTCCTAACACCCTAGGGATTACGATAGAAAAAGCACTAGAGGTAAACCCAGGTCTTAAAGAGGTATATCAGCAGGATGAGAATATAAAGCAATTATTAGATGCAGCAATGGCAATTGAAGGATTACCTCGCCATGCTTCTACACATGCAGCTGGCGTAGTAATAGCTAAGGAAGAGCTAACTAAATATGTGCCATTACAAAAAGGCAATGATGATAATAGTGTCGTTACCCAGTATCCGATGGATATATTAGAGAGTATTGGGCTATTAAAGATGGATTTTCTGGGCTTACGTACTTTAACGATTATAAATGATACACTGAAAAATATTTATCACAGACAGGGGATAACAATAGATTTAGATACATTCACCTATGATGATACGTCTACATATGAGCTGTTAAGTCGTGGAGATACCTCTGGGGTATTCCAGCTAGAGTCGATTGGTATGCGTAATGTACTAAAGGAGCTAAAGCCGACAAATTTTGAGGATATTGTTGCGGTACTAGCTTTATATCGTCCTGGGCCGATGGAGAACATACCTGTATATATTAAGTCCAAGCATGGAAGTATACCAGTTACATACCCGCACCCAATGCTTGAGCCAATCCTTAAGGATACATATGGAATTATAGTGTACCAGGAGCAGATTATGCGGATAGCGTCGGAAATGGCTGGCTTTAGCTTAGGACAAGCAGATTTATTGCGTCGAGCTGTGTCTAAGAAAAAGCGCGAGGTTCTAGATGAACAAAGGGAGCTATTTGTCACAGGATGTATTAATACAGGCTTTGATAAAGCTGTTGCCAATCAGGTCTATGATACAATTGTAGCCTTCGCTAACTACGGCTTTAACCGATCACATGCGGCAGCGTATGCGGTAATTGCTTATCAAACAGCTTACTTGAAGGCAAATTATCCGTTGGAGTTTATGGCAGCTGTGCTTACTGGTGCTATGAACAGCTCGGACAAGGTTGCACAATATATTGATGACGCAAAAAAATCTGGCATTACAATATTACCTCCAGATATTAATGAATCCTATGCTAATTTTACGGTGTCAGATGCAGCAATTCGATTTGGTCTTGCTGCCGTAAAAGGTGTAGGACAAGCAGTGTTATTAGAGATTATTAAAGAACGTAAGCAAAAGCCATTTACATCATTGTTTGATTTCTGCGAACGCATGAGTAGTCATGTATGTAAGAAGAATGTTATGGAGAATTTAATTAAATGTGGTGCCTTTGCTAGCTTTGGCAGTCGGGCTATGCATCTTGCTGGTTTAGAATTAGCATTAGATTATGGGGCGCGACGCAGAAAGGAACTAGCTGATGATCAGATTAGCTTGTTCGGCATGCTAGAAGAGGCAGGTCATGTGGAAGAAATACCAAAGCTGCCTGAGGTTCCAGAGTTTCAAAATGATGAACTATTAGAGATGGAGCGAGAGCTTCTAGGCTTATATATATCAGGCCATCCTTTGGAGAAATTTAGGCCTTTGATGACGCGGTATAAAGTTACGCGTATTAGTGAATTGCCAGAAGCTAAGGACGATAGTACACATAATATTATGGGTATGATTCAAAGTAAACAGCAAATCATGACAAAACGTGGACAACTGATGGCTTTTTTAGTAATAGAAGATTTAACTTCTACAGTAGAAGTGGTTGTCTTCCCAGAACTATATAAAGATACCCTTCATATGCTAGAAAAAGATACACCTATATTGCTAAAGGGCAAGGTGCAACATCAGGATGAGGTAACGAAGATGCTCGCAGTAAAAATTGCAGACGTTATGAAGCTAGAAAGTGAGCCGAATAGGTTATTTATTAAATTTGAATATAATAATCGGACGGACGATTTCGATAAACTATTAAATGTTTTGAGAAAAAATCCTGGTTCTATCCCAGTTATCTTATTTGATGAAAAAACTAAAGAATACCGAGCCTTACAAGCTGAATATAATATTAGTAATAGCGACAATCTAATGGAGCAGCTAATAGAACTTATTTCAAAAGAGTCAATTGTTTTTAAATAG
- a CDS encoding acetyl-CoA carboxylase carboxyltransferase subunit alpha — translation MKNDLQFEKPILELRQKIDELKKFTSEKEIDLTDEITKLEERARALELDIYGNLSPWQKTQIARHSMRPTTLDYISEIFDDFIELHGDRSFADDPAIVGGIAFLNGRPVTVIGHQKGKDTKENIARNFGMPHPEGYRKALRLMKQAEKFNRPIICFIDTPGAYPGKAAEERGQGEAIAKNLFEMAGFKVPIISIVTGEGGSGGALALGVADRIFMLENSIYSVISPEGAAALLWKDSGLAQKAAETMKITAKDLYQFKIIDGIIEEPLGGAHKDLPHTAINIKKSIEATLVELLAKSDGDLVKDRYTKYKDIGCYQ, via the coding sequence TTGAAAAATGATTTGCAGTTTGAAAAGCCGATTTTAGAGCTGCGTCAAAAAATTGATGAGCTAAAGAAGTTTACAAGTGAAAAAGAAATCGACTTAACAGATGAAATTACTAAATTAGAAGAACGTGCTAGGGCACTAGAGCTTGATATATACGGAAATTTATCACCATGGCAGAAAACACAAATTGCTCGCCATAGTATGAGACCAACGACTTTAGATTATATCAGCGAAATATTTGATGATTTTATTGAATTGCATGGAGATCGCAGCTTTGCAGATGACCCAGCAATAGTTGGTGGAATCGCCTTTTTAAATGGTCGTCCTGTAACTGTGATAGGGCATCAAAAAGGTAAGGATACGAAAGAAAACATAGCGAGAAACTTTGGTATGCCACACCCTGAAGGATACCGAAAGGCACTTAGACTGATGAAGCAAGCGGAGAAGTTCAACCGTCCAATCATCTGCTTTATCGATACACCAGGCGCATATCCTGGTAAAGCTGCGGAGGAACGTGGGCAGGGAGAAGCGATTGCTAAAAATCTCTTTGAAATGGCTGGCTTCAAGGTTCCAATTATTTCAATCGTCACAGGAGAAGGTGGTAGTGGTGGTGCGTTAGCCCTGGGGGTTGCTGATAGAATATTTATGCTAGAGAACTCTATTTACTCAGTTATCTCGCCAGAGGGAGCTGCAGCATTGCTGTGGAAGGATTCAGGGCTTGCACAAAAGGCCGCAGAAACGATGAAAATTACTGCTAAAGATTTATACCAATTTAAAATTATTGATGGAATTATAGAAGAGCCGTTGGGTGGCGCGCACAAAGACTTGCCACATACAGCTATAAATATTAAGAAGTCTATAGAAGCAACACTTGTAGAATTACTAGCGAAGTCTGACGGCGATTTAGTAAAGGATCGCTATACTAAATATAAAGATATAGGTTGTTATCAATAA
- a CDS encoding SPOR domain-containing protein, which produces MWTVIYISPTEKVAEKLRSRLTDEGFLIKVKQLSGSKNQYEILVPESELEEVQDALHRALQGAH; this is translated from the coding sequence ATGTGGACCGTTATCTACATATCTCCAACGGAGAAAGTAGCGGAAAAGCTTCGCAGTCGTTTAACAGATGAAGGATTTCTCATAAAGGTAAAACAGCTTAGTGGATCAAAAAACCAATACGAAATTTTAGTTCCAGAAAGTGAACTAGAAGAAGTTCAAGATGCATTGCATAGGGCATTACAAGGTGCACATTAG
- a CDS encoding FadR/GntR family transcriptional regulator, with the protein MSFKPIKVRKIYAEIVEQIKDLIKDGKLSSGDKLPTLKELAEDLKVGQSAVREALTVLEAMGIVEIRQGGGAYIRQTQLDDTIEPLSMMLLLERDLSLEVLHVRKFLEVGAAGLAARQRTEEELAKMEKALMEMEKDILAGNLGERADWDFHFAVAEASRNSLLIRLMHTVADNMKISMKANRRLLFEQYGMPKRLYDEHKKIYQAIKQQNSTLAEQMMYDHLHRVELYMGDFDMIEEK; encoded by the coding sequence ATGAGCTTTAAACCAATTAAAGTTAGAAAAATATATGCAGAAATAGTCGAGCAAATTAAAGATTTAATCAAAGATGGGAAATTATCATCAGGAGATAAGCTGCCGACATTGAAAGAATTAGCGGAAGACCTAAAGGTCGGACAATCAGCTGTACGAGAAGCCCTTACAGTTTTAGAAGCGATGGGTATTGTGGAAATTAGGCAAGGCGGAGGAGCTTATATCAGGCAAACCCAACTTGATGACACAATTGAGCCACTAAGCATGATGCTACTACTTGAACGAGATTTATCGTTAGAAGTACTGCATGTGCGTAAATTTTTAGAAGTTGGCGCCGCAGGACTTGCAGCAAGACAAAGAACAGAAGAAGAACTAGCAAAGATGGAAAAGGCTTTAATGGAAATGGAAAAGGACATATTAGCAGGAAACTTAGGAGAACGAGCAGACTGGGATTTCCATTTTGCTGTCGCTGAAGCCTCGCGTAATTCCCTTCTTATTAGACTTATGCATACAGTTGCAGATAATATGAAGATATCGATGAAAGCAAATCGACGATTGTTGTTCGAGCAGTATGGCATGCCTAAGCGGTTATATGATGAGCATAAGAAGATATATCAGGCAATTAAGCAACAAAACTCAACCTTAGCAGAACAAATGATGTATGACCATTTGCATCGTGTAGAACTATATATGGGTGATTTTGATATGATTGAAGAAAAGTAA